A section of the Drosophila sechellia strain sech25 chromosome 3L, ASM438219v1, whole genome shotgun sequence genome encodes:
- the LOC6610141 gene encoding BTB/POZ domain-containing protein 10, producing the protein MSNTPSLNSSSNNISSKAPLAQKQDTYSSDSSEEVLETAEERRRRILKERSRLNRPQHNMSGEGAVPKHDLKSPCGASPSCQPTGSGMGRLPVPPERITMLVDGVRFTVEQSLLTAHPTTMLGTMFGSGFQFAHTNERGEYDVADGISHLVFRAILEYYKSGVIRCPPTVSVPELKEACDYLLIPFDATTVRCQNLRGLLHELSNEGARQQFELFLEDLILPLMVASAQRGDRECHVVVLLEDDMVEWDEEFPPQMGEEYCQTVHSTAMHRFFKYIENRDVAKQVMKDRGLKKIRCGIEGYPTHKEKIRRRPGGRAEVIYSYVQRPFIHMSWEKEEAKSRHVDFQCVKSKSVTNLAEANADPPLELDASGNPIPPIAVANPHPNNAELAAGMAVAPAAIGVAGPAVVVGVDEAAGGVVMLNELDQAAIAVAVGIVDENM; encoded by the exons ATGTCAAACACTCCAAGTCTAAACAGTAGTAGTAACAATATCAGTAGCAAGGCGCCCCTTGCCCAGAAGCAGGACACGTACAGTAGCGACAGCAGCGAGGAAGTTCTGGAAACAGCCGAGGAGCGGAGGAGGCGCATCCTGAAGGAGCGCAGCCGGCTCAACCGTCCGCAGCACAATATGTCAGGCGAAGGGGCTGTACCCAAGCACGACTTAAAGTCCCCATGCGGAGCATCTCCCAGCTGCCAGCCAACGGGTTCCGGAATGGGCCGCTTGCCGGTCCCTCCCGAGAGGATCACCATGCTTGTGGACGGCGTGCGCTTCACGGTGGAGCAATCACTGCTTACAGCACATCCCACCACAATGCTAGGCACGATGTTCGGCTCTGGCTTCCAGTTCGCGCATACCAACGAGCGCGGCGAGTACGACGTTGCCGACGGCATTTCGCACTTAGTGTTCAGAGCCATTCTGGAGTACTACAAAAGCGGTGTTATCCGCTGCCCGCCCACTGTTTCGGTACCGGAACTAAAAGAAGCCTGTGATTATCTGCTCATTCCCTTCGACGCAACCACGGTGCGCTGCCAGAACCTAA GAGGCCTTCTCCACGAGCTTAGCAATGAAGGAGCGCGACAACAATTTGAACTCTTTCTTGAGGACCTAATTCTGCCCCTCATGGTGGCCTCGGCGCAGCGCGGGGATCGAGAGTGCCACGTTGTGGTGCTCCTTGAAGACGATATGGTCGAGTGGGACGAAGAATTTCCGCCTCAAATGGGCGAGGAGTATTGTCAGA CCGTGCACAGCACTGCCATGCACCGATTCTTCAAGTACATAGAGAACCGCGATGTGGCCAAACAGGTGATGAAGGATCGCGGTCTTAAGAAGATACGCTGCGGCATAGAGGGATACCCCACCCACAAAGAGAAGATCCGAAGGCGGCCCGGTGGACGGGCTGAGGTTATCTACAGCTATGTGCAACGACCTTTCATCCACATGTCCTGGGAGAAGGAGGAAGCAAAGAGTCGCCATGTTGATTTCCAGTGTGTAAAATCCAAGTCTGTCACGAATCTAGCGGAAGCAAATGCCGATCCGCCACTGGAATTAGACGCAA GTGGAAATCCGATTCCCCCTATTGCAGTGGCTAATCCGCATCCCAATAATGCTGAGCTCGCTGCCGGTATGGCCGTCGCACCCGCAGCTATAGGCGTGGCTGGTCCAGCAGTCGTGGTAGGCGTCGACGAGGCGGCCGGGGGCGTTGTAATGCTCAACGAGTTGGACCAAGCAGCGATCGCTGTAGCCGTCGGCATAGTTGACGAAAATATGTAG
- the LOC6610142 gene encoding glycerol kinase isoform X1, with amino-acid sequence MDSPTTETTPPPPTLSGPFVGAIDEGTTSARFIIFRAGTDEIVCFHQIEVESIFQKEGWCEQDPMAIVNTVNECIAGACKKLVAVGGKVEEIVTIGITNQRESTVVWDRNSGQPLVNAIIWLDNRTTSTVEELLETIPNNARNINYLRPLCGLPLSPYFSGVKLRWLRDNVPVVSQAMEKGTAMFGTIDTWLMYNLTGGKDCGVHKTDVTNASRTMLMNIETLQWDANLLKFFGLPKTILPEICSSSEFYGSIAQGVLQGIGITSVLGDQQAALVGQQCLAKGQAKATYGTGCFLLYNTGPSIVHSTHGLLTTVGYQLGRKAVPFYALEGSVSIAGAAFNWLRDNMNLIQNSGQIETMASTVDNSLDVYFVPAFNGLYAPYWNQDARGVICGLSEETTSEHIVRATLEAVCFQVRDILDSMHKDCKIPLAKLMVDGGMTVNNLFLQLQSDLVGIQVLRAKIAETTALGAAMAAYKAVENRYQMEAPLSKSGPREAIKPSISATDRNLRYQKWKMAIDRSLNWETSTLPQGEREAFDGA; translated from the exons atggattcTCCAACAACCGAGACGACCCCGCCTCCACCCACGCTATCTGGTCCATTCGTTGGGGCTATTGACGAGGGAACCACTTCCGCGCGATTTATTATATTTCGTGCGGGCACTGACGAAATTGTGTGCTTTCATCAGATTGAAGTGGAGTCTATTTTCCAGAAGGAGGGATGGTGCGAACAGGATCCCATGGCCATAGTGAATACGGTCAACGAGTGCATCGCCGGTGCCTGCAAGAAACTTGTGGCCGTGGGCGGGAAGGTTGAG GAAATCGTCACGATTGGAATAACAAACCAACGCGAGTCCACAGTCGTCTGGGATAGAAACTCCGGCCAACCGCTGGTGAACGCTATAATCTGGCTGGACAATCGTACCACCAGCACGGTGGAGGAGCTTTTGGAGACTATTCCGAACAATGCCAGGAATATCAACTATTTGCGCCCATTGTGCGGACTTCCTCTGTCTCCGTACTTTTCGGGGGTGAAACTACGCTGGCTTCGGGACAACGTGCCGGTTGTCAGCCAGGCTATGGAGAAGGGCACGGCCATGTTTGGCACCATCGACACCTGGCTAATGTATAATCTTACGGGCGGGAAGGACTGTGGTGTCCACAAGACGGATGTGACCAACGCTTCGCGCACTATGCTCATGAACATCGAGACGCTTCAGTGGGATGCCAACTTGCTAAAGTTCTTTGGGCTGCCCAAGACCATTTTGCCGGAGATCTGCTCGAGCTCGGAGTTCTACGGCAGCATTGCGCAGGGCGTTCTGCAGGGCATAGGCATAACATCGGTTCTGGGCGACCAGCAAGCCGCTCTAGTGGGTCAACAATGCCTGGCCAAAGGTCAGGCTAAAGCCACTTATGGTACTGGATGTTTTCTGCTTTATAACACAGGACCTTCAATTGTTCACTCAACGCATGGGTTGCTAACGACTGTTGGATACCAACTAGGACGGAAGGCAGTCCCATTTTACGCCCTTGAGGGAAGCGTGTCTATTGCCGGTGCAGCATTCAACTGGCTGCGCGACAACATGAACCTTATTCAAAACTCGGGGCAGATCGAAACCATGGCTAGCACTGTGGACAACTCTCTTGACGTATACTTCGTGCCAGCTTTCAATGGACTCTACGCCCCCTACTGGAATCAGGACGCTCGCGGTGTCATTTGTGGATTGAGTGAAGAAACAACAAGTGAGCACATAGTACGAGCCACCCTGGAAGCAGTTTGTTTCCAGGTCCGTGATATTCTCGATTCGATGCACAAGGACTGCAAGATTCCACTGGCCAAGCTTATGGTAGACGGGGGCATGACTGTGAATAATCTGTTTCTGCAGCTACAATCCGACCTAGTAGGGATTCAAGTACTCCGGGCGAAGATCGCAGAGACAACAGCGTTG GGAGCTGCAATGGCAGCCTACAAAGCCGTTGAAAACCGATACCAAATGGAGGCTCCACTCTCGAAATCTGGCCCCCGAGAAGCCATAAAGCCATCAATCAGTGCCACCGATCGCAACCTGCGCTACCAAAAGTGGAAAATGGCTATCGATCGCTCACTGAACTGGGAGACTTCGACGCTTCCACAGGGCGAACGGGAGGCCTTTGACGGAGCGTGA
- the LOC6610142 gene encoding glycerol kinase 2 isoform X2, which translates to MLRLVILTRVDIETGRRLWKIFESLRRKEIVTIGITNQRESTVVWDRNSGQPLVNAIIWLDNRTTSTVEELLETIPNNARNINYLRPLCGLPLSPYFSGVKLRWLRDNVPVVSQAMEKGTAMFGTIDTWLMYNLTGGKDCGVHKTDVTNASRTMLMNIETLQWDANLLKFFGLPKTILPEICSSSEFYGSIAQGVLQGIGITSVLGDQQAALVGQQCLAKGQAKATYGTGCFLLYNTGPSIVHSTHGLLTTVGYQLGRKAVPFYALEGSVSIAGAAFNWLRDNMNLIQNSGQIETMASTVDNSLDVYFVPAFNGLYAPYWNQDARGVICGLSEETTSEHIVRATLEAVCFQVRDILDSMHKDCKIPLAKLMVDGGMTVNNLFLQLQSDLVGIQVLRAKIAETTALGAAMAAYKAVENRYQMEAPLSKSGPREAIKPSISATDRNLRYQKWKMAIDRSLNWETSTLPQGEREAFDGA; encoded by the exons ATGCTGCGTCTTGTGATATTAACTAGAGTTGACATTGAAACGGGGCGCCGGCTGTGGAAAATTTTTGAATCGTTACGTCGTAAG GAAATCGTCACGATTGGAATAACAAACCAACGCGAGTCCACAGTCGTCTGGGATAGAAACTCCGGCCAACCGCTGGTGAACGCTATAATCTGGCTGGACAATCGTACCACCAGCACGGTGGAGGAGCTTTTGGAGACTATTCCGAACAATGCCAGGAATATCAACTATTTGCGCCCATTGTGCGGACTTCCTCTGTCTCCGTACTTTTCGGGGGTGAAACTACGCTGGCTTCGGGACAACGTGCCGGTTGTCAGCCAGGCTATGGAGAAGGGCACGGCCATGTTTGGCACCATCGACACCTGGCTAATGTATAATCTTACGGGCGGGAAGGACTGTGGTGTCCACAAGACGGATGTGACCAACGCTTCGCGCACTATGCTCATGAACATCGAGACGCTTCAGTGGGATGCCAACTTGCTAAAGTTCTTTGGGCTGCCCAAGACCATTTTGCCGGAGATCTGCTCGAGCTCGGAGTTCTACGGCAGCATTGCGCAGGGCGTTCTGCAGGGCATAGGCATAACATCGGTTCTGGGCGACCAGCAAGCCGCTCTAGTGGGTCAACAATGCCTGGCCAAAGGTCAGGCTAAAGCCACTTATGGTACTGGATGTTTTCTGCTTTATAACACAGGACCTTCAATTGTTCACTCAACGCATGGGTTGCTAACGACTGTTGGATACCAACTAGGACGGAAGGCAGTCCCATTTTACGCCCTTGAGGGAAGCGTGTCTATTGCCGGTGCAGCATTCAACTGGCTGCGCGACAACATGAACCTTATTCAAAACTCGGGGCAGATCGAAACCATGGCTAGCACTGTGGACAACTCTCTTGACGTATACTTCGTGCCAGCTTTCAATGGACTCTACGCCCCCTACTGGAATCAGGACGCTCGCGGTGTCATTTGTGGATTGAGTGAAGAAACAACAAGTGAGCACATAGTACGAGCCACCCTGGAAGCAGTTTGTTTCCAGGTCCGTGATATTCTCGATTCGATGCACAAGGACTGCAAGATTCCACTGGCCAAGCTTATGGTAGACGGGGGCATGACTGTGAATAATCTGTTTCTGCAGCTACAATCCGACCTAGTAGGGATTCAAGTACTCCGGGCGAAGATCGCAGAGACAACAGCGTTG GGAGCTGCAATGGCAGCCTACAAAGCCGTTGAAAACCGATACCAAATGGAGGCTCCACTCTCGAAATCTGGCCCCCGAGAAGCCATAAAGCCATCAATCAGTGCCACCGATCGCAACCTGCGCTACCAAAAGTGGAAAATGGCTATCGATCGCTCACTGAACTGGGAGACTTCGACGCTTCCACAGGGCGAACGGGAGGCCTTTGACGGAGCGTGA
- the LOC6610143 gene encoding nitrilase and fragile histidine triad fusion protein NitFhit produces MSTLVNITRRSIVIAFHQQLRRMSVQKRKDQSATIAVGQMSSTSDKAANLSQVIELVDRAKSQNACMLFLPECCDFVGESRTQTLEISEGLDGELMAQYRELAKCNKIWISLGGVHERNDQKIYNAHVLLNEKGELAAVYRKLHMFDVTTTDVRLRESDTVTPGYCLERPVSTPVGQIGLQICYDLRFAETAVLLRKLGANLLTYPSAFTYATGKAHWEILLRARAIETQCFVVAAAQIGWHNQKRQSWGHSMIVSPWGNVLADCGEQELDIGTAEVDLSVLQSLYQTMPCFEHRRNDIYALTAYNVRSKEPIQDRPFATNIVDRRTIFYESEHCFAFTNLRCVVKGHVLVSTKRVTPRLCGLDCAEMADMFITVCLVQRLLEKIYQTTSATVTVQDGAQAGQTVPHVHFHIMPRRLGDFGHNDQIYVKLDERAEEKPPRTIEERIEEAQVYRKFLTDIS; encoded by the coding sequence ATGTCAACTCTAGTTAATATCACAAGACGCAGCATTGTGATCGCCTTTCATCAGCAGCTACGCAGGATGTCCGTCCAAAAGAGGAAAGATCAAAGTGCGACCATTGCTGTGGGACAGATGAGCTCTACCAGCGACAAGGCGGCTAATCTTAGCCAAGTGATAGAGCTAGTGGATAGGGCCAAGTCCCAGAACGCCTGCATGCTCTTTCTGCCTGAGTGCTGTGACTTTGTGGGCGAGAGCCGGACCCAAACTTTAGAGATCTCCGAGGGTTTGGACGGCGAGTTAATGGCGCAGTACCGGGAATTGGCGAAGTGCAACAAAATTTGGATTTCCCTGGGTGGCGTGCACGAGCGGAACGATCAAAAAATCTACAACGCTCATGTTTTGCTTAACGAGAAAGGGGAACTGGCAGCAGTATACAGAAAGCTGCACATGTTTGATGTCACGACCACAGATGTTCGCCTACGCGAATCAGACACAGTTACGCCGGGATACTGCCTTGAGCGCCCAGTGAGTACTCCCGTTGGCCAGATAGGGCTTCAGATTTGCTACGACCTGCGTTTTGCTGAGACGGCGGTGCTGCTCAGGAAGCTGGGTGCCAATTTGCTAACATACCCATCCGCATTCACATACGCAACCGGTAAGGCGCACTGGGAAATCCTGCTGAGGGCCAGAGCCATAGAGACTCAATGCTTTGTGGTCGCCGCGGCTCAGATAGGTTGGCACAAccagaagcgacagagttgGGGCCACAGCATGATTGTCAGCCCCTGGGGAAATGTTCTGGCTGACTGCGGCGAGCAGGAGCTTGATATAGGCACGGCCGAGGTGGACCTTTCCGTGCTTCAATCTCTGTATCAGACCATGCCCTGCTTCGAGCATCGGCGAAACGACATCTACGCCCTAACAGCCTACAACGTTCGCAGCAAAGAACCCATCCAGGATCGACCATTTGCCACTAATATCGTGGACAGGCGCACAATTTTTTATGAGTCTGAGCATTGCTTCGCATTCACCAACCTACGCTGTGTTGTGAAGGGACACGTCCTAGTGTCCACTAAGCGAGTGACTCCGCGCCTTTGTGGCCTCGACTGTGCCGAAATGGCAGATATGTTCATCACTGTGTGTTTGGTGCAAAGACTGTTGGAGAAGATTTACCAGACAACTTCCGCCACCGTCACTGTGCAAGATGGTGCACAGGCCGGACAAACTGTTCCCCATGTACACTTTCATATAATGCCCCGCCGTCTGGGAGACTTTGGGCACAATGATCAGATCTACGTGAAACTAGATGAGCGCGCCGAGGAAAAGCCTCCGCGCACCATCGAGGAAAGGATCGAGGAGGCGCAAGTTTATCGCAAATTTCTGACGGACATAAGCTAG
- the LOC116800181 gene encoding uncharacterized protein C3orf38 homolog yields MMISDSQKKGLRELLLNDNNLTVLLQLAKCATKNVCKTEDPEEALRLVTTHIPDIYVLLSKRAITKELLFTYLSNRRADAATDFSKADLIAKVIQYWKQKHQSSIELSGDQTSSSLHNQSEEDYPIHKIARKFGEWFFERFNADALSLVDLWVDATLHLTIRASDGINELECTTAAEVLSALTSAKQQFDFYFNPNLTHAGIQGRMDSYGQFLVICCGTLHSRDSCVGIFECAFGLLRDPLADNNWKPKKVKCLLKSEAQPPAPYLCSSEILHTALELPVSTDDLN; encoded by the exons ATGATGATTTCAGACAGTCAGAAGAAAGGACTGCGGGAGTTACTTCTAAATGACAATAACTTAACTGTCCTGCTACAGTTGGCCAAATGCGCCACCAAAAATGTGTGCAAAACCGAAGACCCGGAGG AGGCCCTTCGTCTGGTCACTACACACATTCCAGACATTTACGTACTGCTTTCCAAGCGCGCTATAACGAAGGAACTCCTCTTTACGTATTTGAGCAATCGACGCGCTGACGCAGCCACAGACTTTAGCAAGGCAGACCTCATAGCCAAGGTTATACAGTATTGGAAGCAAAAGCATCAATCAAGCATAGAGCTTTCCGGAGACCAGACATCCAGCTCACTTCATAATCAGAGCGAAGAGGATTATCCCATTCACAAGATTGCGCGCAAGTTCGGCGAGTGGTTCTTCGAACGCTTCAACGCAGACGCCCTCAGTCTGGTGGATTTGTGGGTAGATGCGACCCTACATCTCACGATCAGAGCCAGTGATGGAATCAATGAGCTGGAGTGTACGACGGCTGCCGAGGTGTTATCGGCACTAACGAGCGCTAAGCAGCAGTTTGACTTTTACTTTAATCCGAACCTGACGCACGCCGGAATTCAGGGTCGAATGGACTCGTACGGGCAGTTCTTAGTGATCTGCTGCGGCACTCTGCACTCCCGTGATAGCTGCGTCGGAATCTTTGAATGTGCCTTCGGGCTACTGCGGGACCCCTTGGCTGACAACAACTGGAAACCCAAAAAAGTGAAGTGCTTACTTAAAAGTGAAGCTCAGCCCCCAGCCCCCTATCTGTGCTCGAGCGAAATTCTGCACACAGCTCTGGAGCTGCCAGTATCCACTGATGACTTGAACTAG
- the LOC6610145 gene encoding serine/threonine-protein kinase PRP4 homolog, which produces MADDNSYDSSNNSETEERRTKHKKAKKHKKHKKSSTGKTEKDRHVHKKQKKAKKRPHRTSESTNESDAPENAKLKLSQNCGLSSKFTEIMQKASRNGADFRVGKPLLPTDPSSLVEEITKTIQNKMLPVLEVASSSSESDVPADAASPIILSIIEDELNLEELMRQKALLQARLGAYMSDPEAEDKGDLLPDTHSQQLVVHTKSVLKAVTSVPQPQPSKSAAPLATATSKHANIKKSTTHNSNESDVILLDDSSGGQRTPSPTPEKRRRHASPLPAAPRSRCRRDRRSRDRDHSPPRRRASDQQTQVRPRSRNRNMEDLRQEINRDKQRERRDHSRDRDRRGLDRPPPPTDMRPGRARERDVRPSRMQRSHSRSKFESDRRRERERQKDRDRGGGRGGARSGTDNGDRDRYKGSLSEGQNKLDKESSDEEVNVNIDILEEDDDEERIIELRRKKREELLKKLGTGQESPAPHNSVSYESRSTSQGSSQRERPLRTPSPTLPCPNPLISEMPKEHEDMDNSTSQKNCSAKEKRNEWDMFADQDVDSNFDSPNTIVQNKHQHENPALTDNWDDAEGYYRVRIGEVLDNRYLVNGYTGQGVFSNVVRGRDQARGQANVAIKIIRNNEIMHKTGLRELEILKKLNDADPEDRFHCLRLYRHFFHKQHLCMVFEPLAMNLREVLKKYGKNVGLHIKAVRSYTQQLFLALKLLKKTGILHADIKPDNILVNENNLILKLCDFGSASAISDNEITPYLVSRFYRSPEIILGIPYDYGIDTWSAGCTIYELYTGKILFSGKSNNQMLKFFMDVKGKIPNRIIRKGQFREQHFDQSCNFLYHEIDKLTEREKIVVMPVVKPSRSLQQELIADQNLPDDQHRKVTQLKDLLENMFALDPAKRISLNQALVHPFIQEKM; this is translated from the exons ATGGCTGACGACAATAG CTACGactccagcaacaacagcgagaCCGAGGAGCGTCGGACCAAGCACAAAAAAGctaaaaagcacaaaaaacataaaaaatccTCGACTGGCAAGACCGAAAAGGACAGGCATGTCCACAAGAAGCAGAAGAAAGCAAAAAAACGACCCCACAGAACTAGCGAATCCACAAACGAGTCTGACGCCCCGGAAAATGCAAAGTTAAAACTATCACAAAATTGCGGACTGAGCAGCAAGTTCACAGAAATCATGCAGAAGGCCAGCCGGAACGGAGCCGATTTCCGTGTCGGCAAACCCCTACTTCCGACGGATCCGAGCAGCCTTGTTGAAGAAATCACCAAAACTATTCAGAATAAGATGCTGCCCGTCCTGGAGGTGGCCAGTTCTAGCAGCGAAAGCGATGT GCCCGCCGATGCAGCCAGTCCTATTATTTTGTCTATTATTGAAGACGAGCTTAATTTGGAGGAATTGATGCGTCAGAAGGCCCTTCTGCAGGCGCGCCTGGGCGCCTATATGTCGGATCCAGAGGCGGAGGATAAAGGCGATCTCCTCCCAGACACACACTCGCAGCAGCTGGTTGTCCACACCAAATCAGTGCTCAAAGCTGTCACATCCGTACCGCAGCCCCAACCCAGCAAGTCTGCAGCGCCGTTGGCTACTGCAACCAGTAAACATGCTAATATTAAAAAGTCTACCACGCATAACTCAAATGAATCCGATGTTATATTGTTGGATGATTCTAGCGGAGGCCAGCGAACCCCCTCGCCTACGCCCGAGAAACGAAGGCGCCACGCATCTCCGCTCCCAGCAGCTCCGAGAAGCCGTTGCCGTAGGGATCGTCGTTCGAGGGATCGCGACCATTCACCCCCACGTCGCCGAGCATCAGATCAGCAGACGCAGGTCCGACCGCGGAGCCGCAACCGCAACATGGAGGACCTACGACAGGAAATAAACCGCGACAAGCAAAGGGAAAGACGAGACCATAGCCGAGACCGGGATCGGCGAGGATTGGATAGGCCGCCGCCACCCACTGATATGAGACCAGGTCGTGCACGGGAGCGAGACGTTCGGCCGAGTCGTATGCAGCGGTCGCACAGCCGCAGTAAGTTTGAGTCAGACAGGCGACGAGAGCGGGAGCGGCAAAAGGACCGGGATCGTGGTGGCGGGCGCGGAGGAGCCCGCAGCGGGACAGACAACGGGGATAGAGATCGGTACAAGGGTTCGCTGAGCGAGGGGCAAAATAAGCTAGACAAGGAGAGCAGTGATGAGGAGGTGAACGTAAACATTGACATTTTGGAGGAAGACGATGACGAAGAACGTATCATTGAGTTACGTAGAAAGAAGCGCGAGGAGCTACTCAAG AAGCTGGGAACTGGGCAAGAATCGCCAGCTCCTCATAACTCGGTCTCGTACGAGTCTCGAAGTACTTCACAAGGGTCATCCCAACGCGAAAGACCTTTAAGAACGCCGTCGCCCACGTTGCCTTGCCCGAATCCCCTTATCTCGGAAATGCCAAAGGAACACGAAGATATGGATAACTCGACTAGCCAAAAGAATTGCTCCGCAAAGGAAAAACGAAACGAGTGGGATATGTTCGCCGACCAAGACGTGGATTCCAATTTCGAT TCACCCAACACAATAGTCCAAAATAAGCATCAACACGAAAATCCCGCTCTCACAGACAACTGGGACGACGCTGAAGGTTATTACCGAGTTCGTATCGGTGAAGTTTTGGACAATCGATACCTAGTGAATGGATACACAGGCCAGGGTGTCTTCAGCAACGTAGTGCGTGGCAGAGACCAAGCTCGTGGGCAAGCTAATGTAGCCATTAAGATCATACGAAACAACGAAATAAT GCACAAAACTGGCTTGCGGGAActagaaatattaaaaaagctGAACGACGCCGATCCAGAGGATCGTTTCCACTGCCTTCGACTGTATCGTCACTTCTTTCACAAGCAG CATCTTTGTATGGTGTTTGAGCCATTAGCAATGAATTTGCGGGAAGTACTTAAAAAGTATGGCAAGAATGTGGGACTCCACATCAAAGCAGTGCGTAGCTACACGCAGCAGCTATTCTTAGCACTCAAATTGTTAAAAAAGACGGGTATTTTGCATGCTGACATTAAGCCGGATAACATTTTGGTAAACGAAAATAATCTGATACTTAAATTGTGTGATTTTGGTTCTGCCTCGGCAATCAGCGACAACGAAATAACACCGTACTTGGTATCGCGGTTCTACCGCTCACCAGAGATCATTTTGGGTATTCCCTATGACTACGGAATCGACACCTGGTCTGCTGGCTGCACAATTTATGAGTTATACACAGGAAAGATTCTGTTTAGCGGGAAGAGTAACAATCAGATGCTAAAGTTTTTCATGGACGTAAAAGGAAAGATACCAAACCGAATTATCAGAAAAGGCCAATTTAGAGAACAGCATTTTGACCAAAGCTGCAACTTTCTCTACCATGAAATAGATAAGCTCACTGAGAGG GAAAAAATTGTTGTAATGCCTGTAGTCAAACCTTCGCGTAGCCTGCAGCAGGAACTAATTGCTGACCAAAACTTGCCAGACGATCAACATCGCAAGGTCACCCAGCTCAAGGATCTTCTAGAGAACATGTTTGCCTTGGATCCGGCTAAACGGATCTCCCTTAACCAGGCACTAGTTCATCCATTCATACAGGAGAAGATGTAA